One window of the Triticum dicoccoides isolate Atlit2015 ecotype Zavitan chromosome 3B, WEW_v2.0, whole genome shotgun sequence genome contains the following:
- the LOC119277861 gene encoding CMP-sialic acid transporter 3-like isoform X1 has product MSGEVECSVCHAKVAVPPAAVSKAYDSHRSTVSSRQRALNVLLVSGDCVLAGLQPILVYMCKVDGKFKFSPVSVNFLTEITKVIFAIIMLFFQARRVKVGEKPLLTVSTFVQAARNNVLLAVPAFLYAINNYLKFTMQLYFNPATVKMLGNLKVLIIAVLLKVLLRRRFSTIQWEALALLLIGISVNQLKSLPEGSTALGLPVAAGAYLYTLFFITVPALASVYNEKALKSQFDTSIYLQNLFLYGYGAIFNFLGLVITALVQGPRSFHILEGHSKATMFLICNNAAQGILSSFFFKYADTILKKYSSTIATIFTGVASAILFGHTLTINFVLGISIVIISMHQYLANQIKDQVPSSKIEMSDAEDDSRLEESVIVKVDTVASEAKHRHGSDERQPLLPV; this is encoded by the exons ATGAGCGGGGAGGTGGAATGCAGCGTGTGCCACGCCAAGGTGGCCGTGCCGCCGGCGGCGGTGTCCAAGGCCTACGACAGCCACCGGAGCACCGTGTCGTCGCGGCAGCGCGCGCTCAACGtcctcctcgtctccggcgacTGCGTCCTCGCCGGCCTCCAG CCGATATTGGTATACATGTGTAAAGTGGACGGGAAATTCAAATTTAGCCCAGTCAGTGTGAACTTCTTGACAGAGATTACAAAAGTTATCTTTGCCATCATCATGCTGTTCTTCCAG GCTAGGCGTGTAAAGGTGGGAGAGAAGCCACTTCTCACAGTTTCAACATTTGTGCAG GCTGCCCGCAACAATGTTCTTCTCGCGGTGCCTGCTTTTCTCTATGCCATCAACAATTATTTGAAGTTTACAATGCAG CTATACTTTAATCCCGCGACAGTGAAAATGCTGGGTAATCTCAAG GTTCTGATAATTGCTGTGCTCCTAAAGGTGTTACTGAGGAGGCGTTTTTCCACAATTCAG TGGGAAGCCCTTGCACTGTTGTTAATTGGAATATCTGTTAATCAGCTGAAATCATTGCCTGAAGGTTCTACTGCACTTGGTCTTCCTGTTGCAGCTGGGGCCTACCTATACACACTATTTTTT ATAACAGTTCCTGCATTGGCTTCAGTTTACAATGAAAAGGCTCTGAAAAGCCAGTTCGATACCAGCATATATCTTCAG AACTTATTTCTGTATGGATATGGCGCAATATTTAATTTCCTTGGGCTTGTGATCACTGCCCTCGTCCAAG GGCCTCGTAGCTTTCACATTCTGGAAGGGCATTCAAAGGCCACTATGTTTCTTATTTGCAACAATGCTGCACAAGGCATACTTTCGTCATTTTTCTTCAAATATGCAG ATACAATTTTGAAGAAGTACTCATCCACAATCGCCACAATCTTTACTGGGGTAGCGTCTGCTATACTGTTCGGTCATACTCTGACTATAAATTTTGTTCTTGGAATATCGATAGTAATTATATCTATGCATCAG TATCTCGCAAACCAAATTAAGGATCAAGTGCCAAGCAGCAAAATCGAGATGTCTGATGCTGAGGATGACAG CAGATTAGAGGAATCTGTAATTGTCAAAGTTGACACGGTGGCAAGTGAG GCTAAACACCGCCATGGATCTGATGAGAGGCAGCCACTTCTTCCCGTCTGA
- the LOC119277861 gene encoding CMP-sialic acid transporter 3-like isoform X2 → MSGEVECSVCHAKVAVPPAAVSKAYDSHRSTVSSRQRALNVLLVSGDCVLAGLQPILVYMCKVDGKFKFSPVSVNFLTEITKVIFAIIMLFFQARRVKVGEKPLLTVSTFVQAARNNVLLAVPAFLYAINNYLKFTMQLYFNPATVKMLGNLKVLIIAVLLKVLLRRRFSTIQWEALALLLIGISVNQLKSLPEGSTALGLPVAAGAYLYTLFFITVPALASVYNEKALKSQFDTSIYLQNLFLYGYGAIFNFLGLVITALVQGPRSFHILEGHSKATMFLICNNAAQGILSSFFFKYADTILKKYSSTIATIFTGVASAILFGHTLTINFVLGISIVIISMHQYLANQIKDQVPSSKIEMSDAEDDRLEESVIVKVDTVASEAKHRHGSDERQPLLPV, encoded by the exons ATGAGCGGGGAGGTGGAATGCAGCGTGTGCCACGCCAAGGTGGCCGTGCCGCCGGCGGCGGTGTCCAAGGCCTACGACAGCCACCGGAGCACCGTGTCGTCGCGGCAGCGCGCGCTCAACGtcctcctcgtctccggcgacTGCGTCCTCGCCGGCCTCCAG CCGATATTGGTATACATGTGTAAAGTGGACGGGAAATTCAAATTTAGCCCAGTCAGTGTGAACTTCTTGACAGAGATTACAAAAGTTATCTTTGCCATCATCATGCTGTTCTTCCAG GCTAGGCGTGTAAAGGTGGGAGAGAAGCCACTTCTCACAGTTTCAACATTTGTGCAG GCTGCCCGCAACAATGTTCTTCTCGCGGTGCCTGCTTTTCTCTATGCCATCAACAATTATTTGAAGTTTACAATGCAG CTATACTTTAATCCCGCGACAGTGAAAATGCTGGGTAATCTCAAG GTTCTGATAATTGCTGTGCTCCTAAAGGTGTTACTGAGGAGGCGTTTTTCCACAATTCAG TGGGAAGCCCTTGCACTGTTGTTAATTGGAATATCTGTTAATCAGCTGAAATCATTGCCTGAAGGTTCTACTGCACTTGGTCTTCCTGTTGCAGCTGGGGCCTACCTATACACACTATTTTTT ATAACAGTTCCTGCATTGGCTTCAGTTTACAATGAAAAGGCTCTGAAAAGCCAGTTCGATACCAGCATATATCTTCAG AACTTATTTCTGTATGGATATGGCGCAATATTTAATTTCCTTGGGCTTGTGATCACTGCCCTCGTCCAAG GGCCTCGTAGCTTTCACATTCTGGAAGGGCATTCAAAGGCCACTATGTTTCTTATTTGCAACAATGCTGCACAAGGCATACTTTCGTCATTTTTCTTCAAATATGCAG ATACAATTTTGAAGAAGTACTCATCCACAATCGCCACAATCTTTACTGGGGTAGCGTCTGCTATACTGTTCGGTCATACTCTGACTATAAATTTTGTTCTTGGAATATCGATAGTAATTATATCTATGCATCAG TATCTCGCAAACCAAATTAAGGATCAAGTGCCAAGCAGCAAAATCGAGATGTCTGATGCTGAGGATGACAG ATTAGAGGAATCTGTAATTGTCAAAGTTGACACGGTGGCAAGTGAG GCTAAACACCGCCATGGATCTGATGAGAGGCAGCCACTTCTTCCCGTCTGA